CCCGCATCGCGGCCCGGGTCGAGGAAGGCATTGTCAGCCACGTTGATGAAGAATTGGCTGGTGGCCGAATTTGGATCGTTGGTGCGTGCCATCGACAAGGTGCCGCGCACGTTATGCAGGCCGTTGCTGGCTTCGTTCTTGATCGGTGCTTCGGTCGGCTTCTGCGACATCTGCGCGTTGAAACCGCCGCCCTGGACCATGAAGCCCGGGATCACACGGTGGAAAATCGTGTTGGTGTAGAAGCCTTTGTCGACATAGGCCAGGAAGTTCTTGGTACTGATCGGCGCCTTTACCGGGTCCAGTTCGATTTCGATCTCGCCATTGGTGGTGGTGATCAGGACGTGGGGCGCGCTGGACTTGGCCGGTGCCGCAGGTTTGGCCGGTGCAGTAGCCGTGGCGGCCATCAGGTTGGCGGCGAACAGAAAGGAGCCGGCAAAGAAGGCGATTTTTTTCAGCATGGGTCAGTGATCCTGGGTAGTGGTTTCGACTGTCTTTAGAAAATCGAGCAAGGTAGCGTTAAAGACTTCGGGTTGATCCAAGGGCGTGGCATGGCGGGAATCCTTGATCACCACCAGCCGCGCATCGGGCAGCAGTTTTACATAGTTTTCTTTCTGCGCCACGGGGGTGTAGTCGTGGTCGGCGCTGATGACCAGCGTAGGACAGGTGATTCTGGAAAGTTGTTCCTGCACGCCCCAGCCGACAATCGCATCGAAGCTGGCGAGATAAGCACGTTTGTCGTTTTTTGCCCAGCGTTCGGCCATTTTGCGCCGCAGGTCGGCTTGCTCCGGTTTGGGGAACAGCCGATCGCCCAGCGCCTTGCCGATGGTGGCCAGGCTGAGCACGCGCGCCAGGCTCCAACGCTTGGCCCATTGCCAGTAATCATCGGCGCTGCGCACCTTGACCTCGGGCGCGCTGTTGACGATGCACAGGCTCTTGACCTGCGCGGGTTCGTCCACCGCCAGTTGGAACGCGATCATGCCGCCCATGGACAAACCCACCACATGGGCGGGCGGCAGGTTCAGGTGTTCGATCAACGCCAGCAGATCGAAGGTAAAGCCCTGGATGCTGTAGCGCTCGCGGGGTTTGTCGGAGCGACCGTGACCGCGCACATCCACCACGATCAGGCGGTAATGCCGGGCCAGCACCGGAATCTGCAGTTCCCAATCCTGGCTGCTGGAGCCCAGGCCATGGATCAGGATCAGCGGGGCGCCGTGACCGTATTCCTCATAATGCAGGCTGCAGCCTTCGTGGTCGAACCAGGCCATGGGTGAACTCCGTTTCAGGCTTGCTGGGGGGCGGCGAAAGGGGCATCCAGGGGAGCGGTGTCAAAGGTGCGCAACAAGTCGATAAGAATCTGCGTGGCCGGCCCCAGGGGTTTGTCTTTGTTCGAGTACAGGTAGAACGTCGGGTTGCGGCTGCCACCCTTTTCCAGTGGCAACTGCTTGAGCAGGCCATCCTTGAGTTCACGTTCGATCAGGTGCCGGGGCAGCCAGGCAAAGCCCAGGCCGCTGCTGACGAAGGTAGCTGCGGTGGGCAAGCTGCCGACGGTCCAGCGTTGTTCGGCGCCGAGCCAGCCGACGTCGCGCGGCTGCTGGCGGCCGGAGTCACGGATCACCACTTGCATCTGGCTTTCCAGGTCCTGGAAACTCAGCTCGCGGTTGAGGCGATGCAGTGAGTGGTCGGGGTGGGCCACGGCGATAAATTCCACGTCGCTCATTTCCGTGCCCAAGTAGCCCGGAATGATGAAACTGCTGATGGCCAGGTCAGCCATGCCATCTATCAACAGCTCTTCAACCCCCGACAGCACTTCTTCACGCAGGCGCACGCGGCAGCCACGGCTTTGCGGCATAAAGGCGGTGAGCGCGCGCACCAGCCGCGCATTCGGGTAGGCGGCGTCCACCACCAGGCGTACTTCGGCTTCCCAGCCCTGTTCCATATGGTGGGCGAGGTCTTCCAGCTGGCTGGCGTTTTTGACCAGTTGCCGCGAGCGGCGCAACAGCACTTCACCGGCCTCTGTGAGCACTGCCTTGCGCCCGTCGATGCGCAGCAATGGCACGCCGAGCTGGTCTTGCATGCGGGCCACGGTGTAGCTCACCGAGGACTGCGAACGGTGCAGCGCTTCAGCCGCCTGGGCGAAGCCACCATGGTCGACCACGGCCTGCAGCGTGCGCCATTGATCAAGGGTAACGCGGGGCGCTTTCAAGATGAGCTCCTCTTGTCCTAAGCTGGCGGTCCTTATTGGAGACTGCCGAATGAGAAAATTCTGTTGTGTGTTGCTGGCGCTGCTGCCGCTGAGCGCGTTTGCCTATTCCACCGACGTCACTAAAAAGATCGAGGGCGTGAGCATTGACTACACGGCGTCCGACATCGACAACGACATCAGTTCGATACAGCTCAATAACTACGGCACCAATGACGCGGTGTGCTCGGTAACCTTCACCAACGGCCCGGAATCGCCACGTCGCCGAACGGTGACGGTGCCGGCAGGTAAAAGCACCAACACCACGGTCAAATTCACCCGCTCGATTATCAAGATGCGTATCGCTCTGGCGTGCGCCCCAAAATAAACCGGCAGCGGAGCATGCCCACAGCAATACTCCGCTTATAAACAAATTTATAGATGGGTTATAGCAGTTTTTTACGCTTTTTTATCGAATTGGCTCTGTTTAATCTCCACTCCATCGCCTTACAGCATTTACAGATGGAGCCTACCTAGCCATGTCCAATGTTCTGATCATCGAAAGCAGCGCCCGCCAGCAGGATTCGATTTCCCGCCAGCTGACTCAACAGTTCATCAGCCAATGGCAAGCGGCCCACCCGGCGGATCAGATCACCCTGCGTGACGTGGCCCTCAACCCGGTCCCGCACCTGGACGCCAACCTGCTCGGCGGCTGGATGAAACCCGCCGACCAGCGCAGCGGCGTCGAACAGGCGTCCCTGGATCGCTCCAACGAACTGACCGACGAACTGCTCGCCGCCGATGTGCTGGTGATGGCCGCGCCGATGTACAACTTCGCCATTCCCAGCACCCTTAAAGCCTGGCTGGACCACGTGCTGCGCGCCGGTGTGACCTTCAAGTACACCGCCACCGGCCCGCAGGGTTTGCTCACCGGCAAGCGCGCCATTGTGCTGACCGCTCGCGGTGGCATCCACACCGGCGCCAGCTCCGATCACCAGGAACCGTACCTGCGCCAGGTCATGGCCTTTATCGGGATTCACGACGTTACGTTCATTCATGCCGAAGGCGTGAACCTGAGCGGTGACTTTCAGGAGAAGGGCATCAACCACGCCAAAGCGCTGCTGGCACAGGTCGCGTAACGTTTTAATCGTCACATAATCGCGTGGTGTTTATATCGCTCCACGCAAACCCTTCAAGTACGCGTATCGAACCTCCCTTTGCACTTGTTGCTCCTGAGTGCTCCTACCCGACTGCCGCTATAGCGAGGTCGGGTTTTTTTTGCCTTGAGTTTCAGTAAACGCCGAAAACCTTTAATGTCCCGCCCATTCAAAACGAGGCGCGCATGGGCTATTTACTGGTTGTTACCCTGATTCAGGCATTTTCCTTCAGCTTGATCGGCGAATACCTCGCCGGTCACGTCGACAGCTACTTCGCCGTGCTGGTGCGTGTGGTATTGGCCGGGTTGATCTTCATCCCGCTGACCCGTTGGCGTTCAGTGGCGCCACCCTTCATGCGCGGCATGTTGCTGATCGGTGCGCTGCAGTTCGGCGTGACGTATGTGTGCCTGTATTTGAGCTTTCGTGTGCTCACGGTGCCGGAAGTGCTGCTGTTCACCATTCTCACACCGTTGCACGTGACCCTGATTGAAGACGCGCTTAACCGCCGCTTCAACCCGTGGGCATTGGTCGCCGCCTTGGTGGCCGTGGGCGGCGCGGCGGTGATTCGCTTCGACCAGATCACGCCGAACTTCCTGATGGGTTTCTTGCTGCTGCAACTGGCCAACTTCACCTACGCTGCCGGACAGGTGATGTACAAGCACTTGGTGGCGCGTTATCCCAGCGACCTGCCGCACTACCGGCGCTTCGGCTACTTCTACCTGGGTGCCTTGATCGTGGTGCTGCCGGCATTCCTGCTGTTCGGTAAAACCAACTTTTTGCCCGAAGCGCCGCTGCAGTGGGGCGTGCTGGTATTCCTTGGGCTGGTCAGCACGGCGCTGGGTATGTACTGGTGGAACAAAGGCGCCTGCCTGGTCAACGGCGGTACTTTGGCGGTGATGAACAACCTGCATGTGCCGGTGGGGTTGTTGCTGAACTTGCTGATCTGGAATCAGCACGAGCCGTTGGGGCGCTTGGCGTTGGGAGGTGTGGTGATTTTGGGGGCGGTGTGGGTCAGTCGCTTGGGTGTGCGCAAGGACGCGATCCACCGCTGAGGCTTGTGTGGGAGCGGGCAAGCCCGCTCCCACAGGGAATTGATGGCATCAGGCAGATTCGTTTTCCAACGCTGGCAAATGACTGGCCCCCAACACCGCCGGCAACACTCCGGCGCGTAAGTCATTACCACTGGGCTGCTGATACAGGCTCAAGCCGAACTCCGGCAGCACCGCCAGCAAATAATCGAAGATATCGCCCTGGATCCGCTCGTAATCGGCCCACGCCGTAGTGCGGGTGAAGCAGTAGATTTCCAGCGGCACGCCTTGGGCGGTGGTTTGCATCTGGCGCACCATGCAGGTCATGTTTGGCTGAATATCCGGGTGGCTTTTCAGGTACGCCAAGGCATAGGCGCGAAAGGTGCCGAGGTTGGTCATGCGGCGCCGGTTGGCCGACAGTTGCGCGCTGTGGCCCTGGGCTTCGTTCCAGGCCTTGAGTTCGGCCTGCTTGCGGCTGATGTAGTCGGTGAGCAGGTGTACTTGGGTCATGCGCACTTCTTCGTCGTCGCGCAAAAAGCGCACGCCGCTGGCGTCGATGTACAGGCTGCGCTTGATACGGCGCCCGCCGGAGGCCTGCATGCCGCGCCAGTTCTTGAACGACTCGGACATCAGGCGCCAGGTCGGGATCGAGACGATGGTTTTGTCGAAGTTCTGCACCTTGACCGTGTGCAGGGTGATATCCACCACGTCACCATCGGCGCCGACCTGGGGCATCTCTATCCAGTCGCCGACCCGCAGCATGTCGTTACTGGTCAGCTGCACGCTGGCCACAAACGACAGCAGCGTGTCCTTGTACACCAACAAAATCACTGCCGACATGGCACCCAGGCCGGAGAGCAGCAACAGCGGCGAACGGTCGATCAAGGTGGCGACGATGATGATCGCGGCAAACACGAACAACACCATTTTGGCCAACTGCACATAGCCCTTGATCGAGCGCGTGCGGGCATGTTCGGTGCGTGCGTAGATATCCAGCAAGGCGTTGAGCAGGGCGCTTACGGCCAGCGTCATGAACAGGATGGTGAACGCCAGCGCCACATTGCCGATAAACAGGGTGGCGGTCTTGCTCAGGTCGGGCACCAGGTACAGGCCGAACTGGATCACCAGGGAGGGCGTCATCTGCGCCAGGCGATGAAAGACTTTGTTATGCCGCAGGTCATTGAGCCAGTGCAGCGCCGGTTGCCGGCCGAGCAGTTTGACGGCGTGGAGGATGAGGTAGCGCGCTACCCGTCCGACCAATAGGGCGACGACCAGCAATATCAGTAAACCCAGGCTGGAATGCAGCAGTGGGTGTTCATCGAGGGCGCCCCAAAGGTCTTGGACGTTGAGCCAGAGCTGTTTGATATCCATGGGTAAAACCGATTCTTCTGTAAGACAACACGGGCCGATTAGAGCATTTATGTGCAACAAAGTTGATTTTGCGGACAAATCTGCTGACAAAAAAGCAGCTGATTAGCGTCGTTCGCGTAAAGAAACTCGGTTTGAGCGCCCGAAACCGTTACCCTATGCAGCTGATATTTTGTATTTCTTCGAGGTAGCACCCGTGTTTTCCCAATTCGCCCTGCACGAACGCCTGCTCAAAGCCGTGGCCGAGCTTAAATTTGTCGAGCCTACGCCTGTGCAAGCAGCGGCCATCCCGCTCGCGCTCCAAGGGCGTGACCTGCGGGTGACGGCGCAAACCGGCAGCGGTAAAACCGCCGCTTTCGTCTTGCCGGTGCTGAACCGCCTGATTGGCCCGGCCAAAGTCCGCGTGAGCATCAAGACCCTGATCCTGTTGCCGACTCGTGAGTTGGCCCAGCAGACCTTGAAGGAAGTGGAGCGCTTTTCGCAGTTCACCTTCATCAAGTCCGGCATTATCACCGGCGGCGAAGACTTCAAGGTCCAGGCTGCCATGCTGCGCAAGGTGCCTGACATCCTGATCGGCACCCCAGGCCGGATGATCGAGCAACTCAACGCCGGCAACCTCGACCTCAAGGAAGTCGAAGTGCTGGTGCTCGACGAAGCCGACCGCATGCTCGACATGGGCTTTGCCGACGATGTGCAGCGTCTTGTGGCCGAGTGCGTCAACCGCCAGCAGACCATGCTGTTCTCCGCCACCACCGGCGGTTCGACCTTGCGCGACATGGTTGCCAAGGTGCTCAACAACCCCGAGCACCTGCAGGTCAACAATGTCAGCGACCTGAACGCCACCACGCGTCAGCAGATCGTGATGGCCGACCACAACGTACACAAAGAACAGATCCTGAACTGGTTGTTGGCCAACGAGACCTATCAGAAGGCCATCGTCTTCACCAACACCCGTGCCGCGGCGGACCGCATCTACGGTCGTCTGGTGGCGCAGGAATACAAGGCGTTCGTGCTGCACGGCGAGAAAGACCAGAAGGACCGCAAGCTGGCCATCGACCGCCTCAAGGCTGGCGGCGTGAAGATCCTGGTGGCTACCGACGTTGCCGCGCGCGGCCTGGACGTGGATGGCCTGGACATGGTCATCAACTTCGACATGCCGCGCAGCGGCGACGAATACGTACACCGTATTGGCCGTACCGGGCGTGCCGGCAACGATGGCCTGGCCATCTCGCTGATCTGCCACGGCGACTGGAACCTGATGTCGAGCATCGAACGCTACCTCAAGCAGTCGTTCGAGCGCCGCACTATCAAGGAAGTCAAAGGCACCTACACCGGGCCGAAGAAGGTCAAGGCGTCGGGCAAGGCCGTTGGCGTGAAGAAGAAAAAAACCGACGCCAAGGGCGACAAGAAGAAAACCGGCGCCAAGTCGCCGACCAAGCGCAAGATCGCCAACCGGCCGAAGACCGACAACCTGTCGCTCGTCAGCAAGGACGGCATGGCGCCACTTAAGCGCCGCAAGCCAGAAGCACCAGCTGCCGAATAAGGCCGCTGATACAAAAAAAACCGGACGCTGTCCGGTTTTTTTATGCCCTTAGTTTTTAGCTTTATCGGCCGCCTCTTCCAGCTCCTTGAGGCGCTGGTCGATCAGTTGGCACTTGTCCGGCAGATCCGCGCTGGCGGTCTCCAGGTTCATGTGTTGCAACTCATCGTTGATTTCCTTGGCCTTGGCCGGGTTTTGCTGGGTCAACTTGGTCACTTCCTTGGCCAGTTGTTCGCGTTTGGCCGTGGCCTCTTCCGGCGTGCAGGCCCAGGCGGGCAGGGCGCTCAGCAGGGTGGCGGCGATGGCCAGGTTCATCAGGGTTTTCATGGTCGGACCTCCTTGGCAGTGATGTTCAGTTGAGGGGGCGAATGTCTGGAAAGTTCAGAGAAATGACGCTCGTCTATTCGGGTGAACGGCCAGAGCACGGTCGTGTCATTACCTCTAACGGGCCACTTTTTAATCTGCCCGCAGGAGGAATCAGGATGACGACTTACAACTGGGATCTGATCGAACGTCTGCTGCATGAAGTGCAGAATGGCGAAGGCAGCTTTGCGCCGCGCAAGTATGCCGAGCAGGAAGCGGCCGAGAAGGCCACGGCGGGCGAATCCACCGGTAACCTGGACGCGTTGAAAAAGACCGCTGCCGATTACGAAGCGCTATTGTTCAAACGCGGTTTCATTGAATCGCGCCCGGAAGAAGAGGGCGGCAATGGTGAGAATTTCATCCTCACGGCGCTGGGCGCGCAGCTGCTGGCCCTGATCGACAGCTCAATCCCGGGCAACGATCACCCGCGCCAGGTGCTGGACGAGCAGGCAGACGCGTTGGACCCGGCGACATTTGCTGAGGTGGCTTCCAAGGCGCAGATTGCGTAATAAGGCACACCCCAGACCAAAATGTGGGAGCGGGCTTGCTCGCGAATGCGGTGTATCAGTCGATGAATCTATTAACTGACACACTGCATTCGCGAGCAAGCCCGCTCCCACATTTTAAGTTGAGGCGGCCTTGAGGCATTTGAGGGCCTTGAAGTCGCTGCGTACGCCGTTGATCTTCTGAGTCAGCTTCAGCCGCTGCTGTTGGGTGCTTTCGGCCATCAAGTCAACGATTAGGCTACGCGCAGCGGCTTCGGTCTGTGCATAAGCGGTGCGGTATTGCGGGGTCCACAAGCTTTCCCGATCCACCAGCAATTGCTGGATTTTCTGTGGGAAGTCAGCGCTGTGACGCTGCTGCAAGGCGTCGATAAATTGCGCCTGCCAATGCGCGCGATTACCGATCCATTCCTGATTCTGTTCGCCCAGCGCGATTGACCACGCCGTCACCCGGTTCCGCTGGCTGGGACTTAACGGCCCCATCCAAGCATCCAGACGTTTGCTCATGCGCTCGGCGCGCTCCTTGATCTGCTGGGCCAGTGGCGGTTTGAGGTATTCGTCCTGGCGCTTGCGCAGGTCTTTGGCCAGCGCATCCTCCATGTCTCTGACTTGTTGATCATCCAGGCCCTGCAGCAGTTGGATGGCTGACGGCGTGATCTCGCGGGCCACTTCAGCGATCGCCTGCTTGGCTT
The window above is part of the Pseudomonas sp. KBS0710 genome. Proteins encoded here:
- a CDS encoding peptidylprolyl isomerase, with the translated sequence MLKKIAFFAGSFLFAANLMAATATAPAKPAAPAKSSAPHVLITTTNGEIEIELDPVKAPISTKNFLAYVDKGFYTNTIFHRVIPGFMVQGGGFNAQMSQKPTEAPIKNEASNGLHNVRGTLSMARTNDPNSATSQFFINVADNAFLDPGRDAGYAVFAKVVKGMDVVDVIVNSQTTTKQGMQNVPIDPVVIKSAKRID
- a CDS encoding alpha/beta fold hydrolase, which codes for MAWFDHEGCSLHYEEYGHGAPLILIHGLGSSSQDWELQIPVLARHYRLIVVDVRGHGRSDKPRERYSIQGFTFDLLALIEHLNLPPAHVVGLSMGGMIAFQLAVDEPAQVKSLCIVNSAPEVKVRSADDYWQWAKRWSLARVLSLATIGKALGDRLFPKPEQADLRRKMAERWAKNDKRAYLASFDAIVGWGVQEQLSRITCPTLVISADHDYTPVAQKENYVKLLPDARLVVIKDSRHATPLDQPEVFNATLLDFLKTVETTTQDH
- a CDS encoding LysR family transcriptional regulator — protein: MKAPRVTLDQWRTLQAVVDHGGFAQAAEALHRSQSSVSYTVARMQDQLGVPLLRIDGRKAVLTEAGEVLLRRSRQLVKNASQLEDLAHHMEQGWEAEVRLVVDAAYPNARLVRALTAFMPQSRGCRVRLREEVLSGVEELLIDGMADLAISSFIIPGYLGTEMSDVEFIAVAHPDHSLHRLNRELSFQDLESQMQVVIRDSGRQQPRDVGWLGAEQRWTVGSLPTAATFVSSGLGFAWLPRHLIERELKDGLLKQLPLEKGGSRNPTFYLYSNKDKPLGPATQILIDLLRTFDTAPLDAPFAAPQQA
- a CDS encoding 3-phosphoglycerate kinase; translation: MRKFCCVLLALLPLSAFAYSTDVTKKIEGVSIDYTASDIDNDISSIQLNNYGTNDAVCSVTFTNGPESPRRRTVTVPAGKSTNTTVKFTRSIIKMRIALACAPK
- a CDS encoding FMN-dependent NADH-azoreductase, yielding MSNVLIIESSARQQDSISRQLTQQFISQWQAAHPADQITLRDVALNPVPHLDANLLGGWMKPADQRSGVEQASLDRSNELTDELLAADVLVMAAPMYNFAIPSTLKAWLDHVLRAGVTFKYTATGPQGLLTGKRAIVLTARGGIHTGASSDHQEPYLRQVMAFIGIHDVTFIHAEGVNLSGDFQEKGINHAKALLAQVA
- a CDS encoding carboxylate/amino acid/amine transporter; protein product: MGYLLVVTLIQAFSFSLIGEYLAGHVDSYFAVLVRVVLAGLIFIPLTRWRSVAPPFMRGMLLIGALQFGVTYVCLYLSFRVLTVPEVLLFTILTPLHVTLIEDALNRRFNPWALVAALVAVGGAAVIRFDQITPNFLMGFLLLQLANFTYAAGQVMYKHLVARYPSDLPHYRRFGYFYLGALIVVLPAFLLFGKTNFLPEAPLQWGVLVFLGLVSTALGMYWWNKGACLVNGGTLAVMNNLHVPVGLLLNLLIWNQHEPLGRLALGGVVILGAVWVSRLGVRKDAIHR
- a CDS encoding mechanosensitive ion channel family protein, encoding MDIKQLWLNVQDLWGALDEHPLLHSSLGLLILLVVALLVGRVARYLILHAVKLLGRQPALHWLNDLRHNKVFHRLAQMTPSLVIQFGLYLVPDLSKTATLFIGNVALAFTILFMTLAVSALLNALLDIYARTEHARTRSIKGYVQLAKMVLFVFAAIIIVATLIDRSPLLLLSGLGAMSAVILLVYKDTLLSFVASVQLTSNDMLRVGDWIEMPQVGADGDVVDITLHTVKVQNFDKTIVSIPTWRLMSESFKNWRGMQASGGRRIKRSLYIDASGVRFLRDDEEVRMTQVHLLTDYISRKQAELKAWNEAQGHSAQLSANRRRMTNLGTFRAYALAYLKSHPDIQPNMTCMVRQMQTTAQGVPLEIYCFTRTTAWADYERIQGDIFDYLLAVLPEFGLSLYQQPSGNDLRAGVLPAVLGASHLPALENESA
- a CDS encoding DEAD/DEAH box helicase; translated protein: MFSQFALHERLLKAVAELKFVEPTPVQAAAIPLALQGRDLRVTAQTGSGKTAAFVLPVLNRLIGPAKVRVSIKTLILLPTRELAQQTLKEVERFSQFTFIKSGIITGGEDFKVQAAMLRKVPDILIGTPGRMIEQLNAGNLDLKEVEVLVLDEADRMLDMGFADDVQRLVAECVNRQQTMLFSATTGGSTLRDMVAKVLNNPEHLQVNNVSDLNATTRQQIVMADHNVHKEQILNWLLANETYQKAIVFTNTRAAADRIYGRLVAQEYKAFVLHGEKDQKDRKLAIDRLKAGGVKILVATDVAARGLDVDGLDMVINFDMPRSGDEYVHRIGRTGRAGNDGLAISLICHGDWNLMSSIERYLKQSFERRTIKEVKGTYTGPKKVKASGKAVGVKKKKTDAKGDKKKTGAKSPTKRKIANRPKTDNLSLVSKDGMAPLKRRKPEAPAAE
- a CDS encoding DUF6279 family lipoprotein, which translates into the protein MLRRLKLLVVVLTLSLVLAGCNRVGLAYRNLDVIIPWTLNDYLDMNAGQKSWFNDTLKEHLAWHCTTQLPGYLDWLDRLQQMVDSNQITDAALQARTVEAKQAIAEVAREITPSAIQLLQGLDDQQVRDMEDALAKDLRKRQDEYLKPPLAQQIKERAERMSKRLDAWMGPLSPSQRNRVTAWSIALGEQNQEWIGNRAHWQAQFIDALQQRHSADFPQKIQQLLVDRESLWTPQYRTAYAQTEAAARSLIVDLMAESTQQQRLKLTQKINGVRSDFKALKCLKAAST